The sequence AGAGAAAGTGCGTGTCATTTTGCCACTTTTTAGTTTTTACCCTTTAATTCATGTATGTTTGCTCCTGCAACACACAGCAAAggtatctttttttaaaaaaacaaaaaacactaAAGGAAACTTGTCATTCCGTGAGGCTGGGGCTCACTGGTGTCCGCCACTTAATACACCCTTTTTCAAATAGAGGTGGAAAAAATCAATGTTTTCTCTGTCCAGCTGCTGCACCACAGGAAGCATAGCTTCTCAAGTACCCAGCCTTCTCTCAAGTACCTGGTTCCTTGTACtgataataataaaaactaaaaaatgtTCATTGCATAACTAAtgataaattttgaatatgtAAGATGAGGGATTCAAGTATATGTTTAATCAGAAGATCCAAGGTATTAAAAACTGCCCAGTGTTGTATTCAACCATGCTACACGAAGGAACATAACGAAATGAGATCAAATTATCAAATACGGCTTCATGGTGTTGTTCTTAGGCAAGATCAATATGATATACACCCATTACATGACAACAATTTTTAGGTCGTGATCTATTTACAAAATTCACCTGACTGTACAACAGGCATATTGTCAATCTTTTTCTTCAATACAAATCTTGGCATGTGAAGGACCGACTTCTCGATCCAAATGAGAATCTTCTCCACACCTGTTTAAGAACACAGCGTTCTCACATTTTAGTAACGTTTAGAAATCCTTGGCATTGAGCATCTATTTTTCCTGTCGTGGTATAGTCTCAGCACAATTGCTGCTGTTTCTTCTATTGCTTTCCCCGAAACCTCTGGAAACAAAGCAAGAGACAGGTTTGAATGAACAAATATCAGAACTATACATTCATATTTCTCTTCGGCCTTACCACATCACGGGTGATTCATGTATAGTTTACTAGCTGAACCTAGAAAGGTATATGTACTCACCAATTACCGGCCAAATGGgattttgttgaaaaatatttctgGCAAACTCCAGCTCGGCTTTAACATAGTCCATATCAGAATAGCTGCTCCAGTTCTCATCCCCGAAGCCCAAGCTCTTCGCTCTTGCTTTTCTAATTGTTAGCAACACAACAGGATTAATAGTTAGGGCAAACACCTTCTCCGGGTCAACCTCAAAAAGACTCCTTGGCAATTCGACATTCATTACAATTGGCACATTGGCCACCTTGTACCCTTTTTGCGATAGATAAATAGACAGCGGTGTCTTCCCAGTACGAGATACACCAGCAAGAATTATATCTGCCTTGGTCAAATTTTGTGGCAAGGCTCCGTCATCTTGCTTTATGGTGAACTCAATAGCCTCTATCCTTCGAAAATACTCTTCACTGAGTGAGTTCTTGCGTCCTGGAGACCACCGAGGAAGGCCAGAGGGCGAGACACCGAGATGGGCTGCGATTGTCTCCGTTACAGGGCTAAGTATATCAGTACACGTCACACCCCAAAGCTCACAAGCCTGTCTAGCTGTTTCAGCAATTGATGGATCAGCTAGAGTGTATACAAGCATCGCTCCCTCCTTGGCTGCTTGCTTGATGATTTCCATCAAGGGTTCCACATCATCAATCTCAACAAATCACAAACATAAATACGAAAAATAAGTTCAGCTACATATTAATATCATTTCCTCTGGGAGGGCAAAAAAAGCACAAAATCTGAAACAAATCATTTCTGTCTATCTAGCACTGAAATAAACGTCCTACAATTTATGCAAACGAACAgagatgaaaaataataataatccacCGGAATTTAAGTAAAAGAACGAACTTTAACAAGAAATAACCAACGTACCCCGGAAAATAAGTGGGTATTAACTGCGCAAACCCGGTCCACCAAGCAATAATCGAACTGCCCCAACGCCGCGTGAACTAAGTGCTCCGCCGTCCATCCAGTCCCATCAGATACCATATAAATGGACTTCCCTCCCGCTGCCACATCCGTTACAAACCTTGCACTACTCCCGCCTTCCTTACGAGGAGAAGATGTTTGGAATTCAATCTCATCAGTATTTTCATCTGTAACAATAGTCCTCAAAGCCGGATTACCAGAATTCCGAACTTGAGCTGATAATTGCTGCATAGGACGGTCCAATTTGCGACCTGAGCGTATGGCGCGAGCCCTGGACCAGCGATTCAACTGAGGACTGGTTTTGATCCTGCCAGCCTTCGGATCACGCGGCGAAGGCTGAGATACGGGCGGCGAAGATGAGCTTGGTTTCGATTGTTGAGGGGACGAGGTGATCGGTGCCGGTGCGTTCGATAAGGAAATGGAAATCATCCTTccgatttttttattattatcttgTTATTTAATCTCAGAGAATAATAGTTAGATTCATAATGtttttcgtttttgttttttttcaaaaaaaatagttgatatataaataagatatttcaataccttaaataatatataatattagatAATTTGATGggtcaattttattttatgagatttgttttcaatattaaaaaaaaaatgtcaaaacatcaATGTTCATTACAAATATGATGGATCGACTCAACTCATAAAAAATCTACTcaacattaaattattttgaacgtAGTGGCATAATTAATTACCAAGATTCCATAAATACTCGGAGAAAATTGCATCCCATCATCGGTTGAGTAGATGTTACCCGCAGGGTAGTGCCCTTCGGGTGACATGACGCCTCATGATTGATTAAAATCAGTGGGTTCCACGTGGGACCCATTAATTTTGATCAATCATGGGGTTACACATCACCCGCGGGGTAGTGCCCTGCGGACGGCATGTACTAAACTCTCACGATCTCGTGTTATCACTTAAATGCACATTACTCGATATTTAATATTAACTACCCTGCGGGCGGCATGTACTAAATCCTCACGATCTCGTGTTATCACTTAAATGCACATTACTcgatatttaatatttattgtcTTATTAGCTCATTAATTTCTCAATTAGGTGTCTATTCATCCTTGTGGTAGTGATTGTTTTTTCATGCTTAAGAAATATGTGTATTAATGTCGGTAAGTCACGTCTTGAAATTGGTCCTCGTTGACATCGACATTATTTAACGTTTTCACATCAAATAACAAGTTTCggaatttaatttttcaaaaaatatcagTTTTTCATTCATAAACTGAAGCTACATTGTCTTTCACAAATTTGAGATAAATTGTCTTATACATTCGAAACATATTACGCAGTGGCTTCTAAATTGAAACTACAATAACAGAGACTAATTATCTTCATTCACCAGCCCCAAAACTGGTCCTGCTCTTCATCCTCGAGCTTTTCTTCATTTTTATCTGAGATGGTGGTTCAAGGTGGATTTCAGTCTAGCTTACTAAACTGATCTTGGTCACTCGATCAACTTTGGTCAACTCAGTTTACCTCTGTTCAGTTGACCTCAACTTCAATTTACTTCAAATTCAGTTTACCAAGATTTCAGTCTACCTCCGATCAGTCCACCTCAAGTTTAGTCTACTGAAATTTGAGATTCTcacaattaaaatatatttccttttaatatttataatctttATTGTCCAAATCATCTTTCACCACATAGTTTTAACTTTAATCAGCTATTTTAGATATCTATCGTACATTTCAATGAAGTCCTTTGGCATAGTTTGCATTGAAAATGCAAAGCCTCTTGAAGATTTAGGATTTTCGATTGTCTCTCGTTGTTGTCATATGAATGTATTGATTTCGcacttaaataatataaatcatgGATATTTAGTAAATTGATCtcttaaaatataatttcacattaaaaaaaaatcatacacaCTTAACTGAAAAACTAATATgacaataattattatatagaaGGTTATGTGCTCTTAAACGATAACTCAAGAGCGTAGAGCGCAATTCTCCCAAACAAATCATCGGTTTATGATTTTGATTTACCTAGATCAACTCCGATTGTGCTTGAAGGATAAAATCCTATGCTGGATAtaaaattgatttgaaaattCATTATATTATTTTGAACACAGCATGTTAAGACAAATTACCCTATCCGAAGACTAAGAGAGTTGACATTGAAGTTTAACATTGTGCATTTTATGTGTATGGCCATGACAGCTGaattacaaataaaatattaatcgaGGGAATTAATGTTACGATAACTTTGGGTTATACAATTACATCAAGTACTCTTGTCATCATTGTTGATATGGGATTCCTACAAAAgataaattattgttttcaCACTTGCAAATACCAAACTATgatatttgaaaatttgtgTGTCACTTCTTGTCTTTCACACGCGGATGAcccaatattttttaatgggtAAATAagcaatattatttatttgtgttGGCAGAAGAATTTTCCAATAGCTCATTAGCCATGAAGTGACATGTGGCAATGCTACGATTAAAGGCACTAAAATATATGACgatatatgtttatttaattatcaaaataaaaatgtcAAATGCAACGGGCAacattatataattatatattctaCGAGCCAAAAGAACAAAGATTCTGACCAACACATATGTATACCAAACCGAAACAAAATATAAAGAAAAAGGTTCCATTACACATTTTCCACAtcccaaaaaataaaagaaacacGATGCTTACTAAGTACTCCTAGTATTTGTGGGGTGAAACCTGTATTATATTCTCagttaatataaatatattgatactataaaataaataatatacctCATGATTTAAACTAGCTAGCTATGCCCCACGGTCTAAACTTGAGTTGACTAGAAAATTAGGAAGTCCTATTTTGTACCCCAAACGCTTCACATCTTCTTGCACCCTTTCTCTATACTCCCCGAACGTAAAACTTCTGTAAACACGAGGCTCCATGTTACTCTCTATGATCGAATCGTAGGATGGACAGAAGAAGTAAGCAGTCGAAAACCTCTCCTTCTCCGCGTTCGTCACCACTCTGTGCTCCACGCTTTTGTACACATCGTTGCTCCATGCCTGAAACGTTATCACAACATCATTCATCTATTTCATCAATTTCATCAATTTGGACAGcggattaaaaaattataaatattgcCAATTATATTTACTTGGAACAGATCACCGATGTTGATGATCAGGGCCTCGGGATTGGGTCGAACAGCTATCCATTTCCCGTCTTTCACTAGCTGAAGACCTCCTATGTGATCTTGGTGCAGCACGGTGAGGAAATCGCTATCCGTATGCGGCATTATTCCGAACATGTTGGGGTAACTCGGGCACCGCGGGTAGCGGTTCAATCGGAGGTAGCAAGTACTGGGAAGGCAGGTTTCTTTGAAATAATCAGACTTGCAGCCCAATTCCTCGGCTAGTATGTCCACCAACATTTGAGCTAGTTCAGACACCATTGCCGCGAATTGCTCCATTGTCGAGCTAAAAGTGTGACAAATAAATATGTAGAGTTCAATCAATAATGAAGCATGATTTGTTTATTAATGGTGGCTTAACTAAATGAAGGGGAAGGGGAGGGGGGAACATGCATGCAGGGGAAGGTACACAGTGGCAGCAGTATTTAGTACTGCTGCGGTCTGTGTCTGAGGATTAGGCACATGGAGAAGACAATGCCCTCTCCGCCATGTCTCGTTCTTTGAGACACTTTCGAAATACAATGTACATAAAAAACTGTCAACACATGAATGAGTACTACTGTATTGCTTTGCCATATATGTCAAAAAGAATGACacacataaaattaattaatttgtgagACATGGGATTTGCGTTTAGATGGAAAGAAAGGAATATTTATATGAAGATATAAAATGGGTAGATAGCCGGATTGGAATATATATACGccaaaaattatgattataaaAATAAGAtagattatattaaaaaaaagattaaaatggCGTGCCCAAAACGACATGTAAATGAGAGGGAATGGGTTGGTTGTTAAGTATATTTGACCTGAGATTGTTGTAGCCACCCGAACCCAATATATCACTGAGCAAAACGTGAAAAGCCTCGGACCAAGACAGCTGCTTCAAGCAGGTAGCGGAAGGAGTCCCCCATCGATAACTTCCGGTGGagaaattcaaatctttgctgTTTGTTTTCTCATGGAATGGCCTCTTGAAAAGCTTGATTTGTTCATGCCTCATCCTTTCCAGTATGTCTGCAGAAATCCCATGGTTTATTACTTGAAAGAAACCCCACTCTTTGGAAGCTCGAGATATGTCCTTCTTGCATGCCTGCTTCTCGGACTCTCCGAGATTCATTCGGCTGAGGTCGATTAACGGCAGCTGGCATTCTTCGATGACAGGAGGATCGGTGGGATTAATTATGTTCCTCTCATTCAAGATGCTGTTTTTGAAGAGATACTTGTAAGTTTGCTCAAATGGTGGATCAGAAGATTCTTCCATCCTCACAAGCTGAAACACCCAATTAATGATCAGTGGCATACACTATATACACATACATATGTATTATACATGTTAAGCTGATCATATATATCAGCAGGAATTTAGAGAAACATATATCAGAGAACTGGAAAACAAAAGATTTAATTTGTCTACGCTCCAGTACTCGATCATCAATTAGTTTGAAACTTCGAAAGTTTGGGTATTCAGATCGGGTATAggatcggagtagaaacaactATAGAGCATTGTTTCATAGAAAGTTGAGGTCATGTGGTGGATGGTTCTAAAAGACAAGTGGAAAGagaataaaaatcatattttgacTATGTTTCTTGTTTTGTCCTCGATGAAAACGTTGCCTTATTTCTCTCCATTTGCACGCCTTTGATGAATTTGAAGACAGGGTCAAATCTGTCATTTAACACGCGTGAAACTGAATGCTAAATAAATTGACAATGTTCACCTTTATAGCAGGACCCATTTACCTTTAATACAACTTTCTTCTCTTATCTTTTGATCAAagattttcataacataaataatttttctttttttccttgaaaaaaaaaaaaaaagaagagtaTACTCGGGAAACTTCTAAAGTAGAAAAATCAAACGATAGCTAGATATATCACTTAAATGTACTTACTTTGTTGAGATACTTCGATTGGTTCAAAGACAACACCATGTCGATTCCTTGGCTAGCTAGCTAATTCCCACTTTCTTGAGAAGTGAACTTTTGATCCTGCAAATGTTACAAATCATAAAGTCAAGAATGGCAACTAATTAGAAAAGAATCAATGCACGGTCTCTGTCATTTTGCACCAAACCCATATGAGAGGATGTGGTTAAATGTTTGCATGGCGATGTACACACACCAcatgtatatatacatacaaacaAATGTGTTCACCAAGAATGTTTAAATGTTCACGTGGTGCCAtatttagtattagtactacACACACTTCAAGGCTACCAGAAACTGTAATTACATCCTATAATGTAATACTACTAGTAATCAATAACATAAACTTGATGCATACGTGCTACCGATCGATGTATTAGTTTTACATCAATGACTTGGAAGAAGCTTCAAGCTAGAGATGCGGGGAATGGTACGAGGATTAATGGCTTTTTGGGCTAGGGAGGGGGCGCCGTTTAGAGGGGAGAGGGTGGAAAGAGACTAGCTAGAGAGATATAGAAATGGTGTAGGATGCAAAGGATCGATTAGTTGTCCTAAAAGATTGGAGTGGGGTGGATAGATATTTATAAGAGAAATGGGGGCCAGGCCATATGcaataattttgaattgaaaatttttcataggGATATGGTACTAGCTAGTTGAGGATTGAGAATCTATGTTAAGAGAGAGGAACACGCAGCTTGTAATACAACCACTAATCCAAACAATGTAATGTGTTTTTACCTTCTAAGAGACTCTCCCCGCTTGCCCTGAAAATACAAAGATTATTGCACCGGACGAGGTCGTGTTATGTTAGAGTACTACTCCGGCCTATATATAGGGCGCTCGCTAGCTGGTCCGAATTCGAATCGGATTGTATCttactattttaattaaaaaattgattttaatttataatttggaTTCTCTGAGATATTCTACCAAATATAGAGATTACGACGAATTAAAGCAGTCAAGTCAAAAGTATGCAAAATAAACAAGTGAATGACAGACATAAAAGTCTTAGGTAAAAGACGACAGTGTTGCAGGGTTTCAGAAATTTCAGTGCTCAATATACATGAAATTTAAGTcaaaattca comes from Henckelia pumila isolate YLH828 chromosome 4, ASM3356847v2, whole genome shotgun sequence and encodes:
- the LOC140860280 gene encoding probable pyruvate, phosphate dikinase regulatory protein, chloroplastic, with product MISISLSNAPAPITSSPQQSKPSSSSPPVSQPSPRDPKAGRIKTSPQLNRWSRARAIRSGRKLDRPMQQLSAQVRNSGNPALRTIVTDENTDEIEFQTSSPRKEGGSSARFVTDVAAGGKSIYMVSDGTGWTAEHLVHAALGQFDYCLVDRVCAVNTHLFSGIDDVEPLMEIIKQAAKEGAMLVYTLADPSIAETARQACELWGVTCTDILSPVTETIAAHLGVSPSGLPRWSPGRKNSLSEEYFRRIEAIEFTIKQDDGALPQNLTKADIILAGVSRTGKTPLSIYLSQKGYKVANVPIVMNVELPRSLFEVDPEKVFALTINPVVLLTIRKARAKSLGFGDENWSSYSDMDYVKAELEFARNIFQQNPIWPVIEVSGKAIEETAAIVLRLYHDRKNRCSMPRISKRY
- the LOC140865295 gene encoding gibberellin 2-beta-dioxygenase 8 isoform X1, producing MVLSLNQSKYLNKLVRMEESSDPPFEQTYKYLFKNSILNERNIINPTDPPVIEECQLPLIDLSRMNLGESEKQACKKDISRASKEWGFFQVINHGISADILERMRHEQIKLFKRPFHEKTNSKDLNFSTGSYRWGTPSATCLKQLSWSEAFHVLLSDILGSGGYNNLSSTMEQFAAMVSELAQMLVDILAEELGCKSDYFKETCLPSTCYLRLNRYPRCPSYPNMFGIMPHTDSDFLTVLHQDHIGGLQLVKDGKWIAVRPNPEALIINIGDLFQAWSNDVYKSVEHRVVTNAEKERFSTAYFFCPSYDSIIESNMEPRVYRSFTFGEYRERVQEDVKRLGYKIGLPNFLVNSSLDRGA
- the LOC140865295 gene encoding gibberellin 2-beta-dioxygenase 8 isoform X2, which produces MEESSDPPFEQTYKYLFKNSILNERNIINPTDPPVIEECQLPLIDLSRMNLGESEKQACKKDISRASKEWGFFQVINHGISADILERMRHEQIKLFKRPFHEKTNSKDLNFSTGSYRWGTPSATCLKQLSWSEAFHVLLSDILGSGGYNNLSSTMEQFAAMVSELAQMLVDILAEELGCKSDYFKETCLPSTCYLRLNRYPRCPSYPNMFGIMPHTDSDFLTVLHQDHIGGLQLVKDGKWIAVRPNPEALIINIGDLFQAWSNDVYKSVEHRVVTNAEKERFSTAYFFCPSYDSIIESNMEPRVYRSFTFGEYRERVQEDVKRLGYKIGLPNFLVNSSLDRGA